From one bacterium Scap17 genomic stretch:
- a CDS encoding transposase has translation MTESSVLEVPRKRRRFTAAFKARIVEACQQPGASVAGVALEHSLNANLVHNWIRTTRQQTAVPEIPAFVPVPMTRELSPATPQHQVADPIRLTIPHPNGPMVIEWPASEADACRSLIRELLA, from the coding sequence ATGACGGAATCAAGCGTGTTGGAAGTTCCTCGCAAGCGTCGCCGCTTCACTGCCGCCTTCAAGGCCAGGATCGTCGAAGCGTGTCAGCAACCCGGTGCCTCCGTTGCCGGAGTGGCGTTGGAGCACAGCCTGAATGCTAACCTGGTCCACAATTGGATCCGTACCACCCGTCAGCAAACGGCTGTGCCAGAAATACCGGCATTTGTACCGGTGCCCATGACTCGCGAGTTGTCACCGGCCACTCCCCAGCATCAGGTGGCGGACCCTATTCGCCTCACGATCCCGCACCCCAACGGCCCGATGGTCATCGAGTGGCCTGCCTCGGAGGCCGACGCCTGCCGATCTCTGATCCGAGAGCTGCTCGCATGA
- a CDS encoding MATE family efflux transporter → MLGDLARNTRILKLALPIIGAMLSQSLLNLIDAALVGSLGETALAGVGIGGYAMFMVTALIFGLSSAVQAQTSRRLGEEAPERCGEGLNAGLVLALSIGIPVTLACHHWAEPLLSLINDQPGVHETAASYFQWRVLGLVPVAMAFCFRGFWNGLQRTGIYLRIMLITQAVNVVLSIILIHGLFGAPQMGADGAGAGTTLSLLVALALWIKATLGERRLHGVLHAWPPMTHYLTLLKLAVPHSFQQLWFAAGYAMLFWILGQIDAASVAVGHVLVNLSLLLILPGVGLGLAAMSLVGQALGSGEHEEAHRWGWDTVRVALPCLLLLGLPLWVAPESVLGLFLHRPPLIELGLLPLQMTAAMIVLDCTAIVLAQALLGAGAQRTVMLATLSLQWLIFLPAAWWWGVHQEGGLVAIWAIQLAYRPLNSLVFGLIWQRRAWQALRL, encoded by the coding sequence ATGCTGGGGGATCTTGCGCGCAACACACGAATACTCAAACTGGCGCTGCCGATCATCGGGGCGATGCTGTCGCAGAGTCTGCTCAACCTGATCGATGCGGCACTGGTCGGCAGCCTGGGCGAGACGGCGCTGGCGGGCGTGGGGATCGGTGGCTATGCCATGTTCATGGTCACGGCGCTGATCTTCGGGCTGTCTTCCGCCGTCCAGGCCCAGACCTCGCGACGCCTGGGCGAGGAAGCGCCTGAGCGTTGTGGCGAAGGCCTGAATGCCGGCCTGGTACTCGCGTTGTCGATCGGCATTCCCGTCACTCTCGCCTGTCATCACTGGGCTGAGCCACTGCTGTCGCTGATCAATGACCAGCCTGGCGTGCATGAAACGGCCGCCTCATATTTCCAATGGCGGGTGCTGGGGCTGGTCCCGGTCGCCATGGCGTTCTGCTTCCGAGGTTTCTGGAATGGCCTGCAGCGCACCGGCATCTATCTGCGCATCATGTTGATCACCCAGGCGGTCAATGTCGTGCTCAGCATCATCCTGATCCACGGTCTGTTCGGCGCTCCGCAGATGGGCGCGGATGGCGCCGGGGCCGGTACGACGCTATCCCTGCTGGTCGCATTGGCGCTATGGATCAAGGCGACGCTGGGCGAGCGCCGTCTGCACGGTGTCCTGCATGCCTGGCCACCGATGACGCATTACCTGACGCTGCTCAAGCTGGCGGTGCCCCACTCCTTTCAGCAGCTATGGTTCGCAGCGGGCTACGCGATGCTGTTCTGGATACTCGGGCAGATCGATGCGGCCAGCGTCGCAGTCGGCCATGTGCTGGTGAATCTCTCCCTGCTGCTGATATTGCCCGGAGTCGGGCTCGGGCTTGCCGCCATGAGCCTGGTAGGTCAGGCCCTGGGCAGCGGTGAGCATGAAGAGGCCCATCGCTGGGGGTGGGACACCGTACGTGTGGCACTGCCGTGTCTGCTGTTGCTGGGCTTGCCGCTGTGGGTCGCGCCAGAAAGCGTGCTCGGGCTGTTCCTGCATCGCCCGCCATTGATCGAACTGGGCCTGCTGCCGCTGCAGATGACAGCCGCCATGATCGTGCTCGATTGCACCGCCATCGTGCTGGCCCAGGCACTGCTGGGCGCCGGGGCCCAACGCACCGTGATGCTTGCCACCTTGAGCCTGCAGTGGCTGATCTTTCTGCCCGCGGCCTGGTGGTGGGGCGTCCATCAGGAAGGCGGCCTCGTCGCCATCTGGGCGATACAGCTTGCTTATCGCCCGCTCAACTCGCTCGTCTTCGGGCTTATCTGGCAACGCAGAGCGTGGCAAGCCTTGCGCCTTTGA
- a CDS encoding substrate-binding domain-containing protein, whose product MKLTRKLSLRNYVRMTRKVITSALLLSPLMSSQAGAEFTAPSMPIQNIVFLNPGYATEAFWSQMIMAASVTATSLGMTLETVSANRNTDEFLRLGTKIMMRKNPPDLLITTNNHGLAIPILATSDATGVPVMIILNSLTHEQLQDEGMVVGRHAYWLGNVSPNHQQGGHDTMQALIERHQILHGKAEGAVIALVGGQHDEASRLRLRGMQDALRQAPYLYRDRTFQANWSYEDAFRLVDRYVKHQGSTLPLRVVWAASDLMAIAAIDALKVNGLRPGKDVLVAGMGWTDQGINHLRTGELEASAGGDALAAAWSLVLLAALQRGVITSEALGTRYYTMGLATSAAPDSYLDEISMETLALKPMGHWVEKVANLPDSASPFLPLPAYQSSTAKTLGHKPLTSAMEGGKREK is encoded by the coding sequence ATGAAATTGACACGCAAATTATCATTACGAAATTACGTCAGAATGACTAGAAAAGTCATTACAAGTGCGTTGTTATTATCACCATTGATGTCTTCTCAGGCAGGTGCGGAATTTACTGCCCCATCCATGCCCATCCAGAATATCGTGTTCCTCAACCCTGGATATGCGACAGAAGCTTTCTGGTCACAGATGATAATGGCAGCTTCTGTCACAGCTACCTCGCTGGGAATGACATTGGAAACTGTCAGTGCCAACCGAAATACCGATGAATTTCTTCGGCTCGGCACAAAGATCATGATGCGCAAGAATCCCCCCGACCTACTGATCACTACCAATAATCATGGCCTCGCCATACCGATCCTGGCCACCAGTGATGCTACTGGAGTACCCGTCATGATTATACTCAACAGTCTGACGCATGAGCAGCTCCAGGATGAAGGCATGGTTGTTGGCCGTCATGCCTATTGGCTAGGGAATGTCTCACCGAACCATCAGCAAGGAGGGCATGACACCATGCAGGCCCTTATCGAAAGACATCAAATACTGCATGGCAAAGCTGAGGGCGCCGTTATTGCCCTCGTGGGCGGGCAACACGACGAAGCATCCCGCTTGAGGCTTAGGGGGATGCAAGATGCCTTGCGTCAAGCCCCCTATCTTTACAGAGATAGAACATTTCAGGCGAATTGGAGTTATGAAGATGCTTTTCGGCTAGTAGACCGCTATGTGAAGCATCAGGGTAGTACTCTGCCACTAAGGGTCGTCTGGGCTGCCAGCGACCTGATGGCAATCGCGGCGATCGACGCACTCAAGGTTAATGGCTTACGCCCTGGTAAGGATGTGCTTGTGGCCGGCATGGGCTGGACTGACCAGGGAATCAATCATCTCCGTACTGGAGAGTTGGAGGCCAGTGCAGGAGGCGATGCCCTGGCCGCCGCTTGGTCACTTGTATTGCTGGCAGCATTGCAGCGAGGTGTCATCACGTCTGAAGCGCTAGGCACCCGTTATTACACCATGGGCCTGGCCACAAGTGCTGCCCCCGACTCTTATCTTGATGAGATCTCAATGGAGACACTGGCACTCAAACCGATGGGGCACTGGGTAGAGAAGGTAGCGAACTTGCCTGATAGTGCTTCGCCTTTCCTGCCACTACCGGCATACCAGAGCTCTACTGCCAAAACGCTGGGACATAAACCTCTAACCTCTGCCATGGAAGGGGGAAAGCGTGAAAAATGA
- the tnpB gene encoding IS66 family insertion sequence element accessory protein TnpB has translation MIRIDEIWLATEPLDMRAGPDTALARVVKVFGAARPHCAYLFANRRGNRMKVLVHDGLGVWLCARRLNQGKFHWAGHWQGDRIELCPEQVTALVQGLPWQRLGADGVISVV, from the coding sequence ATGATCCGCATCGACGAAATCTGGCTGGCCACCGAGCCGCTGGATATGCGGGCCGGTCCGGATACGGCCCTAGCCCGGGTGGTGAAGGTGTTCGGCGCGGCTCGCCCGCACTGTGCCTATCTCTTTGCCAACCGGCGCGGCAACCGTATGAAGGTGCTGGTCCACGATGGCCTGGGTGTCTGGCTGTGCGCCCGGCGCCTGAACCAGGGCAAGTTCCACTGGGCCGGTCACTGGCAGGGCGATCGTATCGAGCTTTGCCCCGAGCAGGTCACGGCACTGGTGCAAGGACTGCCCTGGCAGCGTCTCGGCGCCGACGGGGTGATCTCGGTCGTGTGA
- a CDS encoding IS66 family transposase, which yields MTTPPDLTQLSPDQLRHLAATLMTQVEEKEKALRHSEQVNQKLTYEMALLKRHAFGKRSEQLNVLQISLLEEGVDADIAAIETELEELHLTAATPVARKTPKRTPLPPELPRTEIHHDPENDHCRCGCQLRRIGEEISEKLDYTPGVFHVERHIRGKWVCDQCETLTQAPMPTQIIDKGIPTAGLLAQVLIAKYADHLPLYRQEQIFARAGVAIPRSTLAEWVGTCGVRLQPLIDALREVLLNEPVLHADETPVPMLAPGKKKTHRAYLWAYATTPYAGLKAVIYDFSEGRGGQHARDFLGKWRGKLVCDDYSGYKQSFANGVTEIGCMAHARRKFVDLHVAGKSQIAGQAIELIGQLYQVEREVQSFSAEERQRLRETKAKPIADALHRWMLAHREKVPNGSATAKALDYSLKRWAALTRYLDDGALPIDNNRAENLIRPWALGRSNWLFAGSLRSGQRAATIMSLIQCAKLNGHEPYTYLKNVLERLPTQKASQVHELLPHHWQHTA from the coding sequence ATGACGACGCCCCCTGACCTGACTCAACTCTCTCCCGATCAGCTCCGCCACTTGGCGGCAACGCTGATGACGCAGGTGGAGGAAAAGGAGAAAGCGCTACGCCACAGCGAGCAGGTCAATCAAAAGCTGACCTATGAAATGGCATTGCTCAAGCGCCACGCCTTCGGCAAGCGCAGCGAGCAGCTCAATGTCCTGCAGATCAGCCTGCTGGAGGAAGGGGTGGACGCCGACATTGCTGCCATCGAGACCGAGCTGGAAGAGCTCCACCTCACTGCTGCCACGCCAGTGGCAAGGAAGACGCCCAAGCGCACGCCCTTACCTCCCGAGCTACCGCGCACCGAGATTCATCATGATCCGGAGAATGATCACTGCCGGTGTGGTTGTCAGCTGAGGCGGATCGGCGAGGAAATCAGTGAGAAGTTGGATTACACGCCGGGCGTGTTCCACGTCGAGCGGCATATCCGTGGCAAGTGGGTCTGCGACCAATGCGAGACACTGACCCAGGCACCGATGCCGACGCAGATCATTGACAAGGGCATCCCCACCGCCGGCTTGCTGGCCCAGGTGCTGATCGCCAAATATGCTGATCACCTGCCACTCTATCGCCAGGAGCAGATCTTCGCCCGCGCCGGCGTAGCGATTCCGCGCTCCACCCTGGCCGAGTGGGTCGGCACCTGCGGGGTGCGACTTCAGCCGCTGATCGATGCACTGCGTGAAGTGTTGCTCAACGAGCCGGTGCTGCATGCCGACGAAACGCCGGTACCGATGCTGGCCCCTGGCAAGAAGAAGACGCACCGCGCCTATCTCTGGGCCTACGCCACCACCCCGTATGCCGGGTTGAAGGCCGTAATCTACGACTTCAGCGAGGGACGTGGCGGTCAACATGCCCGCGACTTCCTCGGGAAGTGGCGGGGCAAGCTGGTCTGTGACGACTACAGCGGCTACAAGCAGAGCTTCGCCAACGGTGTTACCGAGATCGGTTGCATGGCCCATGCCCGCCGTAAATTTGTCGATCTGCACGTCGCTGGCAAGAGCCAGATCGCCGGGCAGGCTATCGAACTGATCGGTCAGCTATACCAGGTGGAGCGTGAGGTACAGTCATTCAGTGCGGAAGAGCGTCAACGGCTGCGGGAGACGAAAGCAAAGCCCATCGCCGATGCGCTACATCGCTGGATGCTGGCGCATCGCGAGAAGGTTCCGAATGGTTCGGCGACGGCGAAAGCGTTGGATTACAGCCTGAAGCGCTGGGCGGCGTTGACGCGCTACCTGGATGACGGCGCGTTGCCGATCGATAACAACCGGGCGGAGAATCTGATTCGCCCCTGGGCGCTGGGGCGTTCAAACTGGCTGTTCGCCGGATCTCTGCGCAGTGGCCAGCGTGCTGCCACCATCATGAGCCTCATTCAGTGTGCCAAGCTGAACGGCCATGAGCCCTATACCTACCTGAAAAATGTGTTGGAAAGGCTGCCGACCCAAAAGGCTAGCCAAGTGCACGAACTTCTGCCCCATCATTGGCAGCATACTGCGTGA
- a CDS encoding transposase, which translates to MRYSTERKEAILKKMAPPMSMTIPELAEQEGITATTLYNWRKQARERGQVLPSRSTQPDQWTSQEKFQIVLETAPMNEAELSAYCRERGLYPEQVEAWRDACMNANDDVAAQAKQQRQARKAEQKRLRKLERELHRKDKALAETAALLTLSKKAEAIWGTTHDEDD; encoded by the coding sequence GTGCGTTATTCCACAGAGCGTAAGGAAGCCATCCTCAAGAAGATGGCGCCGCCTATGAGCATGACCATCCCGGAATTGGCCGAACAGGAAGGCATCACTGCAACAACCCTCTACAATTGGCGGAAACAGGCCAGAGAGCGAGGACAAGTTTTGCCATCACGTTCCACCCAGCCCGACCAGTGGACCAGCCAGGAGAAGTTCCAGATCGTCCTGGAGACGGCCCCGATGAACGAGGCCGAACTCAGCGCCTATTGCCGCGAGCGTGGGCTCTACCCCGAGCAGGTGGAAGCCTGGCGGGATGCCTGCATGAACGCCAACGACGACGTGGCAGCGCAGGCCAAGCAACAACGCCAGGCTCGCAAGGCGGAGCAAAAGCGGCTCCGTAAGTTGGAGCGCGAGCTGCACCGCAAGGACAAGGCCCTCGCCGAGACGGCGGCCCTGTTGACCCTGTCAAAAAAAGCCGAGGCGATCTGGGGCACGACCCACGACGAGGACGACTGA
- a CDS encoding EAL domain-containing protein: protein MVLDKKGMVQDASERMLEVTGWAREHLVGMPFYTLISSENGNYVHRISTALRLGNACNELVMNLNCQHQEDRQVQVVIPATNGSQSQGTMMMLTDITELTKTQQRLLEHELIDPLTQLPNRLSLNQHVKQLIGDDTAFGLLLVNIDRFHSINHHLGPMDGDLLLKEVGTRLKECNPDWIGRTGGDEFVMTCEKDNLSTLVCRIQKAFSHPLLKSGEPINISFSMAGLEAQANDESPSRLMRLLELTMVDIKHEGGNQYRTCVRDSALEDGEPLFLKERLIDEALTMGWFRLYLQPIFSAESSNLNNPELLGAEALIRLEHPELGLVPPNEFIAAAEKTGQIIAIGNWVLEEAASILSQWRMDGFEGRYLSVNASVMQFRDQDMLHQLESLLERHTIHPSQLVIEVTENLMLDSKPGLRDQLHAIRKLGINLSLDDFGTGFSCLSYLHELPFGILKIDRSFVMNVETAPRDRELAKIIVSMAKSFGMQVVVEGIEKIGQAKIFKDLGVYAFQGFLFGRPMPIPDFERRFPGNARIAWLKPAKSNRA, encoded by the coding sequence ATGGTCCTTGACAAGAAGGGCATGGTACAAGATGCCAGTGAGAGGATGCTGGAAGTGACCGGATGGGCGCGTGAGCATCTTGTCGGCATGCCATTCTATACACTCATCAGTAGTGAAAATGGAAATTATGTTCACCGCATCAGTACTGCCTTGCGACTGGGTAACGCCTGCAACGAACTGGTAATGAACTTGAACTGCCAACACCAGGAAGATCGTCAGGTTCAGGTGGTCATTCCTGCGACCAATGGCAGCCAGTCGCAAGGTACGATGATGATGCTGACAGACATTACCGAACTGACCAAGACGCAACAGCGACTTCTGGAGCACGAGCTGATAGACCCATTGACTCAGTTACCCAACCGGCTGTCGCTCAATCAGCACGTAAAGCAGCTGATCGGAGATGACACTGCATTTGGCTTGCTTTTGGTCAACATTGATCGATTCCATAGCATCAATCACCACTTGGGACCCATGGACGGTGACCTCCTTCTGAAAGAGGTGGGCACACGGCTGAAGGAGTGTAATCCCGATTGGATTGGACGCACCGGGGGTGACGAGTTCGTCATGACCTGTGAAAAGGATAATCTGAGTACGCTGGTATGCCGAATTCAGAAGGCCTTCTCGCACCCACTTCTCAAGTCTGGCGAGCCTATTAATATCAGCTTCAGCATGGCAGGACTTGAGGCTCAGGCAAATGACGAAAGCCCCAGTCGTCTGATGCGCCTTCTTGAATTGACTATGGTCGACATCAAACACGAGGGGGGCAATCAATACCGCACCTGCGTTCGCGATAGCGCGTTGGAAGATGGGGAACCCTTATTCCTCAAGGAACGCTTGATAGACGAAGCCCTGACCATGGGCTGGTTTCGTCTTTATCTACAGCCCATCTTCAGTGCAGAAAGCTCCAATCTAAACAACCCGGAACTATTGGGTGCGGAGGCCTTGATCCGACTTGAGCATCCTGAACTTGGCCTCGTGCCACCCAATGAATTCATTGCCGCGGCAGAAAAGACCGGCCAAATCATTGCCATAGGCAACTGGGTGTTGGAAGAGGCAGCCAGCATTCTAAGTCAATGGCGTATGGATGGGTTCGAGGGACGCTACCTATCTGTCAATGCTTCCGTCATGCAATTCAGGGATCAAGACATGCTGCATCAGCTCGAGTCACTACTCGAGCGCCACACGATTCATCCTTCACAGCTTGTAATTGAGGTCACCGAGAATCTGATGCTTGATAGTAAGCCGGGTCTTCGGGACCAACTGCATGCCATTCGCAAACTGGGCATCAACCTATCACTGGATGATTTCGGCACAGGCTTCTCTTGTCTTTCTTATCTGCATGAACTGCCCTTCGGTATATTGAAGATTGATCGATCTTTCGTCATGAATGTCGAGACCGCCCCCCGAGACAGAGAACTGGCGAAGATCATCGTCTCCATGGCGAAGTCGTTCGGCATGCAGGTCGTGGTTGAAGGAATAGAGAAAATTGGCCAAGCCAAAATATTCAAGGATTTGGGGGTTTATGCTTTCCAGGGCTTCCTCTTCGGTCGCCCAATGCCAATTCCGGACTTTGAGAGACGCTTCCCCGGAAATGCGAGGATCGCATGGCTCAAGCCTGCCAAAAGCAACCGAGCTTAG
- a CDS encoding transposase family protein — protein sequence MGSPVAYAELIQKACWRERLTDRHKPLILHSDNGSPMKAATFLEKLYDLGITPSYSRPRVSNDNAFAESAFKTLKYRPGFPIDGFATLAEAQDWVQQFTEWYNHEHRHSALRYVTPSQRHDGEAKGILTQRREVFEAAKQRHPERWSGDIRKLDLPEIVHLNPERDPIPQAAGF from the coding sequence ATGGGATCACCGGTCGCTTACGCTGAGTTGATCCAGAAAGCCTGCTGGCGAGAGCGCCTGACAGATCGTCATAAACCCTTGATTCTGCATTCAGATAACGGCAGCCCGATGAAGGCAGCGACCTTCCTGGAAAAGCTCTATGACCTGGGCATCACTCCCTCATACAGCCGACCGCGAGTCAGCAACGACAATGCCTTCGCCGAGTCGGCCTTCAAGACGCTGAAGTACCGGCCGGGCTTCCCCATCGACGGGTTCGCCACCCTGGCCGAGGCTCAGGACTGGGTTCAGCAATTTACCGAGTGGTACAACCATGAGCACCGGCACAGCGCCCTTCGCTACGTCACGCCGAGCCAGCGTCATGACGGCGAGGCCAAAGGCATTCTGACGCAGCGCCGAGAGGTCTTCGAGGCCGCGAAGCAGCGTCACCCGGAGCGATGGTCAGGCGACATCCGAAAACTCGACCTGCCGGAGATAGTGCATTTGAATCCGGAGCGGGATCCGATACCGCAGGCAGCAGGATTTTAA
- a CDS encoding IS3 family transposase (programmed frameshift), whose translation MAPPMSMTIPELAEQEGITATTLYNWRKQARERGQVLPSRSTQPDQWTSQEKFQIVLETAPMNEAELSAYCRERGLYPEQVEAWRDACMNANDDVAAQAKQQRQARKAEQKRLRKLERELHRKDKALAETAALLTLSKKAEANLGHDPRRGRLTSLPDRQRIVTLVQDAQRDGARLAKACQVMGISVRTYYRWVAEGEVTADRRPDADRPEPANKLSPEERKSIVALCNAPEYRSRPPAFIVADQADKGRYLASESTIYRVLHEYDQQHHRGRQQAPQRKRPPTTHQATAPNQLWCWDISWLPGPARGTWWYLYLIMDVFSRKIVGHEIYETETGELAAELIQKACWRERLTDRHKPLILHSDNGSPMKAATFLEKLYDLGITPSYSRPRVSNDNAFAESAFKTLKYRPGFPIDGFATLAEAQDWVQQFTEWYNHEHRHSALRYVTPSQRHDGEAKGILTQRREVFEAAKQRHPERWSGDIRKLDLPEIVHLNPERDPIPQAAGF comes from the exons ATGGCGCCGCCTATGAGCATGACCATCCCGGAATTGGCCGAACAGGAAGGCATCACTGCAACAACCCTCTACAATTGGCGGAAACAGGCCAGAGAGCGAGGACAAGTTTTGCCATCACGTTCCACCCAGCCCGACCAGTGGACCAGCCAGGAGAAGTTCCAGATCGTCCTGGAGACGGCCCCGATGAACGAGGCCGAACTCAGCGCCTATTGCCGCGAGCGTGGGCTCTACCCCGAGCAGGTGGAAGCCTGGCGGGATGCCTGCATGAACGCCAACGACGACGTGGCAGCGCAGGCCAAGCAACAACGCCAGGCTCGCAAGGCGGAGCAAAAGCGGCTCCGTAAGTTGGAGCGCGAGCTGCACCGCAAGGACAAGGCCCTCGCCGAGACGGCGGCCCTGTTGACCCTGTCAAAAAAAGCCGAGGCGA ATCTGGGGCACGACCCACGACGAGGACGACTGACCAGCCTCCCGGATCGCCAGCGCATCGTGACCCTGGTGCAAGACGCCCAGCGTGACGGGGCTCGGCTGGCCAAGGCCTGTCAGGTGATGGGCATCAGCGTGCGGACCTACTACCGCTGGGTCGCAGAAGGCGAAGTGACGGCGGACCGCCGTCCCGACGCCGATCGCCCGGAACCGGCCAACAAGCTATCTCCCGAGGAGCGAAAATCGATCGTGGCGTTGTGCAACGCTCCAGAGTACCGAAGCCGCCCTCCGGCCTTCATCGTGGCCGATCAGGCTGACAAGGGCCGCTATCTGGCCTCTGAGTCGACGATATACCGAGTGCTTCATGAATATGATCAGCAACATCACCGGGGTCGACAGCAGGCCCCTCAGCGTAAGCGCCCACCGACCACTCACCAGGCGACGGCGCCGAACCAGCTTTGGTGCTGGGACATTTCGTGGCTGCCCGGTCCCGCGCGCGGCACTTGGTGGTATCTGTACCTGATAATGGACGTCTTCAGCCGCAAGATCGTCGGGCACGAGATCTATGAAACAGAGACTGGCGAGCTGGCCGCTGAGTTGATCCAGAAAGCCTGCTGGCGAGAGCGCCTGACAGATCGTCATAAACCCTTGATTCTGCATTCAGATAACGGCAGCCCGATGAAGGCAGCGACCTTCCTGGAAAAGCTCTATGACCTGGGCATCACTCCCTCATACAGCCGACCGCGAGTCAGCAACGACAATGCCTTCGCCGAGTCGGCCTTCAAGACGCTGAAGTACCGGCCGGGCTTCCCCATCGACGGGTTCGCCACCCTGGCCGAGGCTCAGGACTGGGTTCAGCAATTTACCGAGTGGTACAACCATGAGCACCGGCACAGCGCCCTTCGCTACGTCACGCCGAGCCAGCGTCATGACGGCGAGGCCAAAGGCATTCTGACGCAGCGCCGAGAGGTCTTCGAGGCCGCGAAGCAGCGTCACCCGGAGCGATGGTCAGGCGACATCCGAAAACTCGACCTGCCGGAGATAGTGCATTTGAATCCGGAGCGGGATCCGATACCGCAGGCAGCAGGATTTTAA
- a CDS encoding substrate-binding domain-containing protein, whose protein sequence is MPGRPLTATFVNPGLRGERFWDMVTDTMQAAALDLNISLEVVYAERNPYLLKKLAIQVLERPAAPDYLLLVNEEQAASELLTIADSHDTHVLMLLNGLTREEALSKGDSGNTHSSWIGSIIPDNHTAGKRMATQLVKTAREKSPAGQLQGLALIGDTQTPASIARNAGMVAGFSKDKAISIDRILEARWNSQDAEHLTAQYLKWVDLSGGQSDLIWAANDAMAEGAILALESAGLTPGEDVLVAGLNWSPEGIRRVSERSMLLTDGGHFMAGAWSMVMVRDHAEFDNWTPRIVKFPMSQITHKNVDLYAPILESPSWETADFKTFCLQDPLDTYEFDPMITLRQMIDIRNKKMK, encoded by the coding sequence ATGCCAGGACGCCCGCTGACAGCCACCTTCGTGAACCCCGGACTGCGTGGCGAACGCTTCTGGGACATGGTAACCGACACCATGCAAGCGGCCGCCCTGGACCTGAATATCTCATTGGAAGTCGTCTACGCCGAGCGCAATCCCTATCTGCTGAAGAAACTCGCGATTCAGGTCCTGGAGAGACCTGCTGCTCCGGATTACCTCCTGCTGGTCAATGAAGAGCAGGCGGCCTCCGAGTTGTTGACGATTGCGGATAGCCACGACACCCATGTACTGATGCTGTTGAACGGGCTCACCCGCGAAGAGGCGCTGAGTAAGGGTGACTCGGGCAACACCCACTCCTCTTGGATAGGTAGTATCATTCCGGACAATCACACCGCTGGGAAACGTATGGCAACCCAATTGGTCAAGACAGCTCGAGAAAAATCTCCCGCTGGTCAATTGCAGGGGCTTGCCTTGATAGGCGATACCCAGACTCCAGCTTCCATTGCACGCAATGCAGGGATGGTAGCTGGCTTTTCCAAAGACAAGGCCATCAGCATAGATCGGATTCTCGAGGCGCGATGGAATAGTCAGGATGCCGAACATCTGACCGCCCAATACCTCAAGTGGGTCGACCTCTCAGGCGGTCAAAGTGACCTGATTTGGGCGGCAAATGATGCCATGGCGGAGGGAGCCATTCTTGCCCTCGAATCTGCTGGTCTCACGCCCGGCGAGGATGTCTTGGTGGCGGGACTCAATTGGTCGCCTGAGGGCATCAGGAGGGTATCAGAGCGCAGCATGCTTTTGACCGACGGTGGGCATTTCATGGCCGGAGCGTGGTCGATGGTCATGGTACGTGATCATGCTGAGTTTGATAATTGGACGCCAAGAATTGTCAAGTTCCCGATGAGCCAAATCACTCATAAAAATGTAGACCTATATGCCCCTATTCTGGAATCCCCTAGTTGGGAAACTGCTGATTTCAAAACCTTTTGCTTGCAAGACCCTCTGGACACTTATGAATTTGACCCGATGATAACATTGAGGCAGATGATCGACATTAGAAACAAAAAAATGAAATGA